ACGACCTGACCTCGCAGCCTGACGGCACCATCCGCCTCTCTATGAAGGCAACGGCGGTCCGCGAGGCGCGCGAGCGTGCTCTGGAGACGTCGATTGAGACGATCCGCGAGCGTGTCGATACGCTGGGTGTTGCGGAAGCCGCGATCCAGAAGTATGGACAGGGCGAAGACCAGATCCTGGTCGAGCTGCCCGGCGTGAGCGATCCCGGACAGGTAAGCCGCGTGATCCAGTCCACGGCCCGCCTCGAGATTCACGAGGCGGTGAGCGGACAGGGCTATCCCACCGAGCAGGAAGCACAGGCTACCGCAGGACCGGACACAGTTGTAATGCAGGGCGGCAACGGCGCTGGCGACAACCAGTGGTGGGTTCTGAAGCGCGTTTCGATCGTGCAGGGACCGGACTTCCGCGACGCTCGTCCCAGCCAGGACCAGTCCGGACGCACGGCGGTTTCGTTCAACCTGACCACAGCAGCAGGCGACCGCTTCTACGCGTACACCAGCGCGAACGTCGGCAAGTACATGGCCATCGTTCTCGACAATCACGTCAAAGAAGTCGCGACGATCAACAGCGCGATCCGCGACAGCGGAGAGATCGCCGGCGGGTTCAACAAGGACAGCGCCGCCGAGCTTTCCCTGATGCTGCGCACGGGTTCGCTTCCGGCTTCGATCACCTATTTGGAAACACGCACCGTGGGAGCATCTCTGGGCGCGGCTTCCGTGAAGCAGGGTGTGATCGCGGCTGTGGCCGGCATGCTGGCCGTCATGGCCTTCATGCTGATCTACTATCGCGGTGCGGGCATCAACGCCGACCTCGCGCTCTTCCTCAACCTCGTGATTCTGCTTGGCTTTATGGGCTTTACCGGATCCACGCTGACGCTGCCGGGCATCGCCGGTGTGATTCTGACGATCGGTATGGGCGTCGATTCCAACGTGCTGATCTTCGAGCGTATTCG
This genomic stretch from Terriglobus saanensis SP1PR4 harbors:
- the secD gene encoding protein translocase subunit SecD — protein: MQKNLTGKIVAIIAILVIFVYGALGKIPGRDKDGKTNLQLGLDLKGGTHLVLQVHTAEAIAAATDNAVQQVQTDLAKVGVTGTTVTRSQNAAEPGVMIITGVPSAKLSDVRDALTGSTYGDYDLTSQPDGTIRLSMKATAVREARERALETSIETIRERVDTLGVAEAAIQKYGQGEDQILVELPGVSDPGQVSRVIQSTARLEIHEAVSGQGYPTEQEAQATAGPDTVVMQGGNGAGDNQWWVLKRVSIVQGPDFRDARPSQDQSGRTAVSFNLTTAAGDRFYAYTSANVGKYMAIVLDNHVKEVATINSAIRDSGEIAGGFNKDSAAELSLMLRTGSLPASITYLETRTVGASLGAASVKQGVIAAVAGMLAVMAFMLIYYRGAGINADLALFLNLVILLGFMGFTGSTLTLPGIAGVILTIGMGVDSNVLIFERIREELREGKNAHAAVQNGFAHAWITIVDTHITTIVSAAILFFVGTGPVRGFAVTLVFGLLANLFTAVFVSRTIFDFLLNRKQRGEALSI